CGCGTTGCTTCTGCTGAAATGCACGATGCGTCCAATCAGAAGTTGCTCGTACTCCGGAAGAGTGTCGTTGACGACTTCGCACTCAGACGTCTTCAAAGAACCGGGCAAGAGAGGAACTCCAAGCTGACCTGTTTCAATCTGCAAGCCATCAAACTTATCAACATCGGCGCTATGGCCTTCGCCAAAGCGAAGAGCGAGATCCTTTTGACTTTCAGAGAGAACACTTACCCCAAACACTCTACTCTCGATAATTGCCTTCCGGGTGGTGCTCTGTTTGCCTAAACAAAGCATTATCTTATCGGAGTCTACCTGGGTCGCCCAACAGCAGGTCATACCGTAGCGGCGGCCATTTAAGATGGTTGTGACGATATAACAACCGTAGGTCAACGCTTCGCATCTCTCAGCCATCAGTTTCTTTTCTCCTCGATTAACGTTTTAGGTAACAGGCATAACGTCATGAATGTCTTGTTGACCCAATGGTCAAATGTTAGCTCGCTAATCAATTGAATATAACTCGAAATCTATGTAGTCTTCCCATTATTAAGACCAGATGCAAGTTAGTGATTCTGTCTTTGTCTTGTCAAAGTATTTAGGTTTCTGTTCAACGGGTGTCTGCTGATCAACATAAAATGGATATTCGGTGGTTATGGGATTTATGTATAGCCTGGGGATTTGGATATGACAGCGGGACCGCGGCTCAGGCGATTGTGCTGAGGCTGGTCGTGGTACTGACGACATAAACAGCAGATGGCCTCAGCTACTTCAGATATTCCAGGGTCATCTTGCCGTCAGACAATTTCGCATAACTGAAGTGATTGATAAAATCCCCTGTGTTCAGATAGACGCCGTTGCCAAACTCTTTGATGACCGGGATATGAAGATGCCCTATAGCTACAAAGTCGTATCCTTCAGTCAGTTGCGCCTCGGCGTACTCTTCGTAGTCTTTGGCAAAAACGTGATCGCGACGGGCAGTGTAACGACGTGATGATCCAGAGACTTTTTTCGCCAGCGGCATAGCCCAGTCGGGTGGCAATTTGCGATAGAGCCAGATGTTCACCGGGTGGCGGAGAATTCGTTTGAGAAAACGATAACCACGATCAGCTTTCGCTAGGCCGTCCCCATGTATCAAATGCAAACGCTGACCTTCGTGCGAAAGGTCCAGAGTATCGCGATGAACCCTCAGGTGCAGCT
This Candidatus Zixiibacteriota bacterium DNA region includes the following protein-coding sequences:
- a CDS encoding flavin reductase family protein; translated protein: MAERCEALTYGCYIVTTILNGRRYGMTCCWATQVDSDKIMLCLGKQSTTRKAIIESRVFGVSVLSESQKDLALRFGEGHSADVDKFDGLQIETGQLGVPLLPGSLKTSECEVVNDTLPEYEQLLIGRIVHFSRSNAKEEPLLLSHIDE
- a CDS encoding UDP-2,3-diacylglucosamine diphosphatase — protein: MVLYIFSDAHLGCGSPEQEQLKRDKIASLFELIRADGGRLVILGDLFDFWFEYHHAIPKEYHDVLCWLSRLVEQGITVDYVSGNHDFWMGDFFEKQLHLRVHRDTLDLSHEGQRLHLIHGDGLAKADRGYRFLKRILRHPVNIWLYRKLPPDWAMPLAKKVSGSSRRYTARRDHVFAKDYEEYAEAQLTEGYDFVAIGHLHIPVIKEFGNGVYLNTGDFINHFSYAKLSDGKMTLEYLK